A single window of Usitatibacter rugosus DNA harbors:
- a CDS encoding amino acid ABC transporter permease: protein MDWKVFLEQAPSGGMTYLGWLASGTMWTLLVSIFAWIIAFSLGSVLGVMRTTPLALPRTIATTYVEIFRNVPLLVQMFLWYFVMPELVPKALGDYLKQDLPNLVELPFAQFSMWEFTAAVLCLGLYTASRVAEQVRAGILSLPRGQTNAGLAMGFTLPQVYRFVLVPMAFRIIIPPMTSEFLTIFKNSSTALTIGVIELTAQSRQISEYTFKTFEAFTAATLIYVAITLTVIFLMRWLEKSVAVPGYISQAAGH, encoded by the coding sequence ATGGACTGGAAGGTCTTCCTGGAGCAGGCCCCCTCGGGGGGCATGACGTACCTGGGCTGGCTCGCGTCCGGCACGATGTGGACGCTGCTGGTCTCGATCTTCGCGTGGATCATCGCCTTCAGCCTGGGCTCGGTGCTGGGCGTGATGCGCACCACGCCGCTCGCGCTGCCGCGCACCATCGCCACGACGTACGTCGAGATCTTCCGCAACGTCCCGCTGCTGGTGCAGATGTTCCTCTGGTACTTCGTGATGCCGGAGCTGGTGCCCAAGGCGCTGGGCGACTACCTCAAGCAGGACCTTCCCAACCTCGTGGAGCTGCCGTTCGCGCAGTTCTCGATGTGGGAATTCACCGCCGCGGTCCTGTGCCTCGGCCTCTATACCGCCTCGCGCGTCGCCGAACAGGTTCGCGCCGGCATCCTTTCGCTGCCCCGCGGCCAGACCAACGCCGGCCTCGCGATGGGCTTCACGCTGCCGCAGGTCTACCGCTTCGTGCTGGTGCCGATGGCCTTCCGCATCATCATCCCGCCGATGACGAGCGAGTTCCTCACCATCTTCAAGAACTCCTCCACGGCGCTCACCATCGGCGTGATCGAGCTCACGGCGCAGAGCCGGCAGATCTCCGAGTACACGTTCAAGACCTTCGAGGCCTTCACCGCGGCCACGTTGATCTACGTCGCGATCACCCTCACCGTGATCTTCCTCATGCGCTGGCTCGAGAAGAGCGTGGCGGTTCCGGGCTACATCTCCCAGGCGGCGGGGCACTGA
- a CDS encoding amino acid ABC transporter permease codes for MDFDWNVIWKNREVLVSGMMLSLKLFAIALTGGIFFGTLLAMARLSSWKVLSYPAAGFVNLIRSIPFIMAIFWFYFLTPMLVQKMTGQQGEAVGPFTSAIVAFIMVESAYYSEIIRAGIQSIPRGQPWAAYALGMNYWQAMGTVVLPQAFRNMIPIMLTQAIILFQDTSLVYVVGLKDFLGAASKAGQLSGRIVELYIFVAFVFFIICFGASWAVKKLQAKYAIVR; via the coding sequence ATGGATTTCGACTGGAACGTCATCTGGAAGAACCGCGAGGTGCTGGTGAGCGGCATGATGCTGTCGCTCAAGCTCTTCGCGATCGCGCTCACCGGGGGCATCTTCTTCGGCACGCTGCTCGCGATGGCGCGCTTGTCGTCGTGGAAGGTGCTCTCCTACCCCGCCGCGGGCTTCGTGAATTTGATCCGGTCGATCCCCTTCATCATGGCGATCTTCTGGTTCTACTTCCTCACGCCGATGCTGGTGCAGAAGATGACCGGCCAGCAGGGCGAGGCCGTGGGACCGTTCACCTCCGCGATCGTGGCCTTCATCATGGTCGAGAGCGCGTACTACTCCGAGATCATCCGCGCCGGCATCCAGTCGATCCCGCGCGGCCAGCCGTGGGCCGCCTACGCGCTCGGCATGAACTACTGGCAGGCGATGGGCACCGTGGTGCTGCCCCAGGCCTTCCGCAACATGATCCCGATCATGCTCACGCAGGCGATCATCCTTTTCCAGGACACCTCGCTCGTGTACGTGGTCGGCTTGAAGGACTTCCTCGGCGCCGCGAGCAAGGCGGGCCAGCTTTCCGGGCGCATCGTGGAGCTCTACATCTTCGTGGCGTTCGTGTTCTTCATCATTTGCTTCGGGGCCTCGTGGGCCGTGAAGAAGCTCCAGGCGAAGTACGCCATCGTTCGATAG
- a CDS encoding amino acid ABC transporter ATP-binding protein codes for MPMIDIKNVSKWYGQFQVLTDCTTKVEKGEVVVVCGPSGSGKSTLIKVVNALEPFQKGEITVEDVKVHDPKTNLSKLRSRIGMVFQNFELFPHMKIVDNLTIGQMKVLGRPRDQAIEHGLKYLDRVGLIAQKDKYPGQLSGGQQQRVAIARALSMDPIAMLFDEPTSALDPEMINEVLDVMVELAREGMTMMCVTHEMGFAKTVASRVIFMDKGQIVEDCTKDEFFGTARSERAQQFLSKILHH; via the coding sequence ATGCCGATGATCGACATCAAGAACGTGAGCAAGTGGTACGGGCAGTTCCAGGTGCTCACGGATTGCACCACCAAGGTCGAAAAGGGCGAGGTGGTCGTCGTCTGCGGCCCTTCGGGCTCCGGTAAATCGACGCTCATCAAGGTGGTGAACGCGCTCGAGCCCTTCCAGAAGGGCGAGATCACCGTGGAGGACGTGAAGGTCCACGACCCGAAGACCAACCTCTCGAAGCTGCGCTCGCGCATCGGGATGGTGTTCCAGAACTTCGAGCTCTTCCCGCACATGAAGATCGTGGACAACCTCACGATCGGCCAGATGAAGGTCCTGGGCCGCCCTCGCGACCAGGCCATCGAGCACGGCCTGAAGTACCTGGACCGCGTGGGCCTCATCGCTCAGAAGGACAAGTACCCCGGCCAGCTCTCGGGCGGCCAGCAGCAGCGCGTGGCCATCGCCCGCGCCCTGTCGATGGACCCCATCGCCATGCTCTTCGACGAGCCCACCTCGGCCCTCGACCCGGAGATGATCAACGAGGTGCTGGACGTCATGGTCGAGCTCGCCCGCGAGGGGATGACCATGATGTGCGTCACCCACGAGATGGGCTTCGCCAAGACGGTCGCCAGCCGGGTGATCTTCATGGACAAGGGCCAGATCGTCGAGGACTGCACGAAGGACGAGTTTTTCGGCACCGCCCGCTCCGAGCGGGCCCAGCAATTCCTGTCCAAAATCCTCCACCATTGA
- a CDS encoding histone deacetylase family protein, which translates to MAVALLTHPDCVLHEMGDHHPESPERLRAVLAAIEGAGLAPKLRIERAPEATREQLLRIHHPDHVDLIFDASPQASYAYLDPDTSMNPKSLSAALHAAGAVVRGTDLVMSGEVKSAFCAVRPPGHHATPERPMGFCLFNNVAIGAAHALEAHGLERVAVLDFDVHHGNGTEDAFHEDPRVMLCSTFQHPYYPHCGAESGNEHIINVPLPAMTDGEGFRQAVEEVWIPALDRFNPQLIFVSAGFDAHREDPLAYLNLEDEDYRWVTERLVEVANRHAQGRVVSTLEGGYNTVALGRCVVEHLEVLVAH; encoded by the coding sequence ATGGCAGTCGCGCTCCTCACCCACCCCGATTGCGTCCTCCACGAGATGGGGGACCATCACCCGGAATCCCCGGAGCGCCTTCGCGCCGTCCTCGCGGCCATCGAAGGCGCGGGCCTGGCACCGAAGCTGCGCATCGAGCGCGCCCCCGAAGCCACCCGCGAGCAGCTGCTGCGCATCCATCACCCGGACCACGTCGACCTGATCTTCGACGCGTCGCCCCAGGCGTCCTACGCCTACCTGGATCCGGACACCTCGATGAATCCCAAGTCCCTCTCGGCCGCGCTGCATGCGGCGGGTGCGGTCGTCCGCGGCACGGACCTCGTGATGTCGGGCGAGGTGAAGAGCGCCTTCTGCGCCGTGCGTCCGCCGGGCCACCACGCCACGCCCGAGCGGCCGATGGGCTTCTGCCTCTTCAACAACGTCGCCATCGGCGCCGCCCACGCGCTCGAGGCGCACGGGCTGGAGCGCGTCGCGGTGCTGGACTTCGACGTCCACCACGGCAACGGCACCGAAGACGCTTTCCACGAAGATCCGCGAGTGATGCTGTGCTCCACCTTCCAGCATCCCTACTATCCGCACTGCGGCGCCGAATCCGGCAACGAGCACATCATCAACGTGCCGCTGCCGGCGATGACCGATGGCGAAGGCTTCCGCCAGGCCGTGGAAGAGGTGTGGATCCCCGCACTGGATCGCTTCAACCCCCAGCTCATCTTCGTCTCGGCCGGCTTCGATGCCCATCGCGAGGATCCGCTCGCGTACCTGAACCTCGAGGACGAGGACTACCGCTGGGTCACCGAGCGCCTCGTGGAGGTCGCAAACCGCCACGCGCAAGGCCGCGTGGTCTCCACGCTGGAGGGCGGCTACAACACGGTGGCTTTGGGGCGGTGCGTGGTTGAGCACCTCGAGGTGCTCGTCGCCCACTGA
- a CDS encoding AAA family ATPase, whose translation MLLDSRKQLADPIEEVIARAGQVILGKEGQIRLAMACILARGHLLIEDVPGVGKTTLSHALARLLGLDYQRIQFTSDILPADVIGVSIFDRDSSTFRFHPGPIFAQIILADEINRASPKAQSALLEAMEEHQVTAEGETRRLPEPFFVIATQNPLHQVGTFPLPESQLDRFLMRIHLGYPDAKAERALLMGEERRDMIQHLQPAMTAAQLLELQAAVPQVQVSEALLDYAQALINHTRHSPRYAQGLSPRAGLALLRAAQAWAMMKGRRQVLPEDVQAILPSVVGHRVHGSAEAAKGGFDAARDLLTGVAIP comes from the coding sequence ATGCTGCTCGATTCCCGCAAGCAACTCGCCGATCCCATCGAGGAAGTCATCGCCCGCGCCGGCCAGGTCATCCTCGGCAAGGAGGGGCAGATCCGCCTCGCGATGGCGTGCATCCTCGCTCGCGGCCACCTGCTGATCGAGGACGTTCCCGGCGTGGGCAAGACCACGCTCTCCCACGCGCTCGCCCGGCTGCTCGGCCTCGACTACCAGCGCATCCAATTTACGTCCGACATCCTCCCGGCGGATGTCATCGGCGTGTCGATCTTCGATCGCGACAGCTCCACCTTCCGCTTCCACCCGGGCCCGATCTTCGCGCAGATCATCCTCGCCGACGAGATCAACCGCGCGAGCCCCAAGGCGCAAAGCGCGCTATTGGAAGCGATGGAGGAGCACCAGGTGACCGCCGAGGGCGAGACGCGGCGCCTGCCCGAGCCCTTCTTCGTCATCGCGACACAAAATCCGCTGCACCAGGTGGGCACGTTCCCGCTGCCCGAGTCGCAGCTCGACCGCTTCCTCATGCGCATCCACCTGGGCTACCCCGATGCCAAGGCCGAGCGCGCGCTGCTGATGGGGGAAGAGCGGCGCGACATGATCCAGCACCTCCAGCCGGCGATGACGGCCGCGCAGCTCCTCGAGCTGCAGGCCGCGGTGCCACAGGTGCAGGTGTCCGAGGCGCTCCTCGACTACGCCCAGGCCCTCATCAACCACACGCGCCACTCGCCGCGCTATGCGCAGGGCCTCTCGCCGCGCGCCGGCCTCGCCCTGCTTCGCGCCGCGCAGGCGTGGGCGATGATGAAGGGCCGCAGGCAAGTGCTGCCCGAGGACGTGCAGGCCATCCTGCCCTCGGTCGTCGGGCACCGCGTGCACGGCAGCGCCGAGGCGGCCAAGGGCGGGTTCGACGCCGCGCGAGACCTGCTGACGGGCGTCGCGATCCCTTGA
- a CDS encoding DUF58 domain-containing protein has translation MFANIRQSVADWIFRAAVPEAPPVTLVQRRIFILPTRQGYFFAFTLLLLLMASINYTLSLGFLLTFLLAAMGGVAMLHTWRNLAHLKLRPGHCPPVFAGETAHFGVTIETPSRTRFAVAIRRRDAEPSYADVELGNVAVVSLPSAAVRRGRVACGRLEIFTRYPVGLFHAWSYFDFGLQVIVYPQPDASAGAPPTQSHGEAEEGIPVPGDDEFNQLRPYHAGDPPRQIAWKALARGQGLLTKEFNATASSEMWFDWNDARALDPESRLSVLCHWVLEAERMGQSYGLRLPGTSIEPGRGDAHRTRCLNALALHGDPKPQ, from the coding sequence ATGTTCGCGAACATCCGCCAGTCGGTCGCCGACTGGATCTTCCGCGCCGCCGTTCCCGAGGCGCCGCCGGTCACGCTGGTCCAGCGGCGCATCTTCATCCTGCCCACGCGGCAGGGCTACTTCTTCGCCTTCACGCTGCTGCTCCTGCTGATGGCGTCGATCAACTACACGCTCTCGCTGGGCTTCCTGCTCACGTTCCTGCTGGCGGCGATGGGCGGCGTGGCAATGCTGCACACCTGGCGCAACCTCGCGCACCTCAAGCTTCGCCCCGGGCATTGCCCGCCGGTCTTCGCGGGCGAGACCGCGCACTTCGGCGTCACCATCGAGACGCCTTCGCGCACGCGCTTCGCCGTCGCCATTCGCCGCCGCGATGCGGAGCCCAGCTACGCGGACGTGGAGCTCGGCAACGTCGCCGTCGTGTCGCTGCCTTCGGCGGCGGTGCGGCGCGGGCGCGTCGCCTGCGGCCGCCTGGAGATCTTCACGCGCTATCCGGTGGGGCTTTTCCACGCGTGGTCGTACTTCGACTTCGGCCTGCAGGTCATCGTCTACCCGCAGCCGGATGCCTCCGCCGGCGCCCCGCCCACGCAATCGCACGGTGAGGCCGAGGAAGGGATCCCCGTTCCGGGCGACGACGAATTCAACCAGCTGCGCCCGTATCACGCCGGCGATCCGCCGCGGCAGATCGCGTGGAAGGCGCTGGCACGCGGCCAGGGGCTGCTCACGAAGGAGTTCAACGCCACCGCCTCCTCGGAGATGTGGTTCGACTGGAACGACGCCCGCGCCCTCGACCCGGAGTCGCGCCTGTCGGTGCTGTGTCATTGGGTGCTCGAGGCCGAGCGCATGGGCCAGAGCTACGGCCTGCGGCTGCCGGGAACCTCGATCGAGCCGGGCCGGGGCGACGCCCACCGCACGCGCTGCCTCAACGCGCTCGCCCTCCACGGCGACCCGAAGCCGCAATGA
- a CDS encoding transglutaminase TgpA family protein, which produces MSALAPPAALRALDIRNVFWLLAAMAFVIAPHLLRVPAWVGIFFAAIIAWRGWISISAQRFPPRWFTTVLTFGASVAVFFAYGRIVGRDAGVTLLIVMAAMKLLEMRTQREVILCIYLGFFLVMTNFLFSQSIPLGIYLLACVWLFVATLVGFQRIGATPTVRERLVPAGLLLLQALPLMAAFFLLFPRVQGPLWALPQDARAGMTGLSETMTPGNISKLIQSDSLAFRVQFEDKIPAYGTLYWRGPVLWGFDGSTWRANESAPLRNAPYEKAERPVRYAVTVEPTGKHWLFALDIPGSTLPPGSTIRHDLQIRSTRPVDTRIRYEMVSYLDYAYDEKFPQMWRNYALSLGDESRNPQTIALGQQWRADLREPAAIVNRALTMFNREFTYTLEPPLLDERSPYDDFLFQTKRGFCEHYAGSFALLMRAAGIPARIVTGYLGGDVNPLNQELIVRQADAHAWVELWLEGRGWIRVDPTGAVSPLRVEGGMDAALGPIGAMSSLIAADKLGVLSRMRYAWQVVNSEWDQWVVGYNVDRQRQFLQQLGMGVNIDWQKLALWLGGSTFVIGGLIALGLLLRDLPRRGDPSLAAWKRFCAKLARIGLARAPHEGPVDFTERVAGTRPELERAAREITERYVEARYGRGASPAQLRELSRLVRAFRAA; this is translated from the coding sequence ATGAGCGCCCTCGCCCCGCCCGCGGCCCTGCGCGCCCTCGACATCCGCAACGTCTTCTGGCTGCTGGCCGCGATGGCGTTCGTGATCGCGCCCCACCTGCTGCGCGTACCCGCGTGGGTCGGCATCTTCTTCGCGGCGATCATCGCGTGGCGCGGATGGATCTCGATCTCCGCGCAGCGCTTCCCGCCGCGCTGGTTCACCACCGTGCTCACCTTCGGCGCCTCGGTCGCCGTGTTCTTCGCCTACGGGCGCATCGTCGGCCGCGACGCGGGCGTGACGCTGCTCATCGTGATGGCGGCGATGAAGCTGCTCGAGATGCGCACGCAGCGCGAGGTGATCCTCTGCATCTACCTGGGCTTCTTCCTGGTGATGACGAACTTCCTCTTCTCGCAGTCGATCCCGCTCGGCATCTACCTGCTGGCGTGCGTGTGGCTCTTCGTGGCCACGCTCGTGGGGTTCCAGCGCATCGGGGCCACGCCCACCGTGCGCGAGCGCCTCGTGCCCGCGGGCCTGCTGCTGCTGCAGGCCTTGCCGCTGATGGCCGCGTTCTTCCTGCTCTTCCCGCGCGTGCAGGGGCCGCTGTGGGCGTTGCCGCAGGACGCGCGAGCGGGAATGACGGGGCTCTCGGAGACCATGACCCCGGGCAACATCTCCAAGTTGATCCAGTCGGATTCCCTCGCGTTTCGCGTGCAGTTCGAGGACAAGATCCCGGCGTACGGAACGCTCTACTGGCGCGGGCCGGTGCTCTGGGGCTTCGATGGCTCGACGTGGCGGGCGAACGAGAGCGCGCCGCTTCGCAACGCCCCATACGAGAAGGCCGAGCGGCCGGTGCGCTACGCGGTGACGGTCGAGCCCACCGGCAAGCATTGGCTCTTCGCGCTCGACATCCCCGGAAGCACGCTGCCGCCGGGCAGCACCATCCGCCACGACCTGCAGATCCGCTCGACGCGGCCCGTGGATACGCGCATCCGCTACGAGATGGTCTCGTACCTCGACTACGCGTACGACGAGAAATTCCCGCAGATGTGGCGCAACTACGCGCTCAGCCTCGGCGACGAGTCGCGCAACCCGCAGACCATCGCCCTCGGCCAGCAATGGCGCGCGGATCTCCGGGAGCCCGCGGCGATCGTGAATCGGGCCCTCACGATGTTCAACCGCGAGTTCACCTACACCCTCGAGCCGCCGCTGCTCGACGAGCGCAGCCCCTACGACGACTTCCTCTTCCAGACGAAGCGCGGGTTCTGCGAGCACTACGCCGGCAGCTTCGCGCTGCTGATGAGGGCCGCCGGCATCCCGGCGCGGATCGTGACCGGCTACCTCGGCGGCGACGTGAACCCGCTGAACCAGGAGCTCATCGTCCGCCAGGCCGATGCGCATGCGTGGGTCGAGCTGTGGCTCGAGGGTCGCGGGTGGATTCGCGTCGACCCCACGGGTGCCGTCTCGCCGCTGCGCGTCGAAGGCGGCATGGACGCGGCGCTCGGACCCATCGGCGCGATGTCCTCGCTGATCGCCGCGGACAAGCTGGGCGTGCTCTCGCGCATGCGCTACGCCTGGCAGGTGGTGAACAGCGAGTGGGACCAATGGGTCGTCGGCTACAACGTCGACCGCCAGCGCCAGTTCCTCCAGCAGCTCGGCATGGGCGTGAACATCGACTGGCAGAAGCTGGCCCTGTGGCTTGGCGGCAGCACGTTCGTGATCGGCGGACTCATCGCGTTGGGGTTGCTGCTGCGCGACCTTCCGCGCCGCGGCGATCCCTCGCTCGCCGCTTGGAAGCGCTTCTGCGCGAAGCTCGCCCGCATCGGCCTCGCACGGGCGCCGCACGAAGGTCCGGTCGATTTCACCGAACGCGTGGCCGGCACTCGCCCGGAGCTGGAGCGCGCGGCCCGCGAGATCACGGAGCGCTACGTCGAAGCGCGCTACGGCCGCGGTGCCAGCCCGGCGCAGCTGCGCGAGCTCTCGCGGCTCGTGCGCGCCTTCCGCGCCGCCTGA
- a CDS encoding tetratricopeptide repeat protein, with product MPPVPVRRNEPCPCGSGQRYKDCHGRLGGDAPPAATATDPRIPQALQAHQQGRLAEAGAVYRAILESDPGNAIATHYLGMIDWTEGRLAEAEAKLRASIAADARIPDFHSNLALLEGNLGRNAAAVAGFRRALEVDPGYFEAWNNLGLALEDALQWQDAESAYRHALERSPGFAAAHQNLARLQLCLGRFAEAWDHYRWRLHARGVTAPPEANAPRLPASLSGRRFVLHGEQGVGDVLFFLRFAPELTRRGAQLAFRGDPRLHGMLQRTGHFALGCAAESQAAPDLEAIYVGDLPWLTGADDASRFPPALPLTPLADRIDALQRELEALGPAPRIAITWRAGVAAKGATRAQVKEAVTDWIVGELRGSAATLVSVQRNPVPGSREALERALGATVHDLSDANADLEDMLALMDLVDDYVGPSNTNTHLRAGVAKGQRVYVPDPPEWRWMVEGETSPWYPGMRVSRPPRP from the coding sequence ATGCCGCCCGTCCCCGTTCGCCGCAACGAGCCCTGCCCCTGCGGAAGCGGCCAGCGCTACAAGGATTGCCACGGCCGCCTCGGAGGCGATGCACCGCCCGCAGCGACGGCGACCGACCCGCGCATCCCGCAAGCGCTGCAGGCCCACCAGCAGGGCCGCCTCGCCGAAGCGGGCGCCGTGTATCGCGCGATCCTCGAGTCCGATCCGGGCAACGCCATCGCGACGCACTACCTCGGCATGATCGATTGGACCGAGGGCCGCCTCGCCGAGGCTGAAGCGAAACTGCGCGCCTCGATCGCGGCCGATGCGCGCATTCCCGATTTCCACAGCAACCTGGCGCTCCTCGAAGGCAACCTCGGCCGCAACGCCGCGGCGGTCGCGGGCTTCCGGCGTGCGCTCGAGGTCGATCCGGGCTACTTCGAAGCGTGGAACAACCTCGGCCTCGCGCTGGAGGACGCCCTGCAGTGGCAAGACGCCGAGAGCGCGTATCGACATGCGCTCGAGCGCTCGCCGGGCTTCGCCGCCGCGCACCAGAACCTCGCGCGCCTGCAGTTGTGCCTCGGGCGATTCGCGGAAGCCTGGGACCATTACCGCTGGCGCCTCCATGCGCGCGGCGTGACCGCCCCGCCTGAAGCAAACGCGCCGCGCCTGCCCGCATCGCTCTCCGGCCGCCGCTTCGTGCTCCATGGCGAACAGGGCGTGGGCGACGTGCTGTTCTTCCTGCGCTTCGCACCGGAGCTCACGCGCCGCGGCGCGCAGCTCGCCTTTCGCGGCGACCCGCGCCTGCACGGCATGCTGCAACGCACCGGCCACTTCGCGCTCGGCTGCGCGGCCGAGAGCCAAGCCGCGCCGGACCTGGAAGCGATCTACGTGGGTGACCTGCCGTGGCTCACCGGTGCCGACGACGCCTCGCGCTTTCCGCCGGCGCTGCCCCTCACGCCGCTCGCCGATCGCATCGATGCCCTGCAACGCGAGCTCGAAGCCCTGGGCCCCGCTCCGCGCATCGCGATCACCTGGCGGGCGGGCGTCGCGGCCAAGGGTGCAACGCGCGCGCAGGTGAAGGAGGCGGTGACGGATTGGATCGTCGGCGAGCTTCGCGGCAGCGCCGCGACGCTCGTGAGCGTGCAGCGCAACCCCGTACCCGGTTCACGAGAGGCCCTGGAGCGTGCGCTGGGAGCGACCGTGCACGACTTGTCCGATGCCAACGCGGATCTCGAGGACATGCTGGCCCTCATGGATCTCGTCGACGACTACGTGGGGCCCAGCAACACCAACACGCACCTGCGCGCCGGTGTGGCGAAAGGCCAGCGGGTCTACGTGCCCGATCCGCCGGAGTGGCGCTGGATGGTCGAGGGCGAGACCTCGCCCTGGTACCCGGGCATGCGCGTGAGCCGCCCGCCGCGCCCGTGA
- a CDS encoding peptidoglycan DD-metalloendopeptidase family protein — protein sequence MTSRHLFVALALALLAGCASRQPAPVSDRAAPPPAVVEAPAPVEPEKPAPKPIPTHTVKRGETLVAIALQYGLEYRELAAWNGITNVNVISVGQVLQLAPPMGMGQTTPLAVGPTPLATAGPPIEARPLANTDKLKVEPRGQKLPFSEKTLSQLSVPEAGGTTVASAPPAPISAPASPEAPARPPAPAPEPEKASPGTDSEDVDWMWPVKGKALAPFTDSTKGVDIPGKKGAPVQAAAAGRVIYAGELRGYGRLVIIKHNATWVSAYAHNEKLLVKEQQDVKKGQKIAEMGSSDTDQVKLHFEVRRNGKPVDPAKVLPAP from the coding sequence ATGACCTCCAGGCATCTCTTCGTTGCGCTCGCCCTCGCGTTGCTCGCGGGCTGCGCGTCCCGCCAGCCCGCGCCCGTCAGCGATCGCGCCGCGCCTCCGCCCGCGGTGGTCGAGGCCCCCGCACCTGTGGAGCCGGAAAAGCCCGCGCCCAAGCCCATCCCCACGCACACGGTGAAGCGCGGCGAAACGCTGGTGGCCATCGCGCTGCAATACGGGTTGGAATATCGCGAGTTGGCGGCGTGGAACGGAATCACCAACGTCAACGTGATCAGCGTGGGCCAGGTGCTGCAGCTCGCTCCCCCGATGGGCATGGGGCAGACCACGCCGCTCGCCGTCGGTCCTACACCACTCGCCACTGCCGGGCCGCCGATCGAGGCGCGGCCCCTCGCGAATACGGACAAGCTGAAGGTCGAGCCGCGCGGCCAGAAGCTGCCGTTCTCCGAGAAGACGCTCTCGCAGCTCTCCGTGCCCGAGGCCGGCGGTACCACCGTCGCATCCGCACCGCCCGCGCCGATCAGTGCGCCTGCCTCGCCGGAAGCGCCCGCACGGCCCCCTGCGCCTGCACCCGAACCCGAGAAAGCCTCGCCCGGAACAGACTCCGAGGACGTCGACTGGATGTGGCCCGTGAAGGGCAAGGCGCTCGCGCCGTTCACCGATTCCACCAAGGGCGTCGACATCCCGGGCAAGAAGGGCGCTCCCGTGCAGGCCGCGGCCGCCGGGCGCGTCATCTACGCCGGGGAGCTCCGCGGCTACGGGCGTCTGGTGATCATCAAGCACAACGCCACGTGGGTGTCGGCGTATGCCCACAACGAGAAGCTCCTCGTGAAAGAGCAGCAGGACGTGAAGAAGGGCCAGAAGATCGCCGAGATGGGCTCTTCGGATACCGACCAGGTGAAGCTGCACTTCGAGGTCCGCCGCAACGGCAAGCCCGTCGATCCCGCGAAGGTCCTTCCCGCGCCCTGA
- a CDS encoding protein-L-isoaspartate(D-aspartate) O-methyltransferase, translating into MTGVAGIGMTSDRTRQRMVEMLRHEGITDERVLAAMLELPRHAFVEEGIASRAYEDTPLPIGHGQTISSPLIVASMTQLLLEKTPMAKVLEIGTGCGYQTAVLARLVKEVYTLERIAPLMDKARRHLRDLRFYNVRYKHADGHAGYAEGAPYDGILSAASASHVPPALKEQLAVGGRLVLPVGVGEQWLYVIDRTEKGFTEQKREAVRFVPLLPGLAQ; encoded by the coding sequence ATGACGGGCGTCGCCGGCATCGGCATGACCTCCGACCGCACGCGCCAGCGGATGGTCGAGATGCTTCGTCACGAAGGCATCACGGACGAGCGCGTGCTGGCCGCGATGCTCGAGCTCCCGCGCCACGCGTTCGTCGAGGAGGGCATCGCGTCCCGCGCCTATGAGGACACGCCCCTGCCCATCGGCCATGGCCAGACGATCTCCAGCCCCCTCATCGTCGCGTCGATGACGCAGCTGCTCCTCGAGAAGACGCCGATGGCCAAGGTCCTCGAGATCGGCACCGGCTGCGGCTACCAGACGGCGGTGCTGGCGCGGCTCGTGAAGGAGGTCTACACGCTCGAGCGCATCGCCCCGCTGATGGACAAGGCCCGCCGGCACCTGCGCGACCTGCGCTTCTACAACGTGCGCTACAAGCATGCCGACGGCCACGCCGGCTATGCCGAAGGCGCACCCTATGACGGAATCCTCTCCGCGGCGTCAGCGAGCCACGTCCCTCCCGCGTTGAAGGAGCAGCTCGCCGTCGGCGGGCGGCTCGTCCTGCCGGTCGGCGTGGGCGAGCAGTGGCTCTACGTGATCGACCGCACGGAAAAAGGATTCACCGAACAGAAGCGCGAAGCCGTCCGGTTCGTGCCGCTCCTTCCGGGACTCGCTCAATGA